The following are encoded in a window of Panicum virgatum strain AP13 chromosome 5N, P.virgatum_v5, whole genome shotgun sequence genomic DNA:
- the LOC120674816 gene encoding uncharacterized protein LOC120674816, translated as MGLDYMSLLTPSKAPFYGIVAGNSSTPIGSVTLPVTFGTEQNFWTEYIKFEVADLESSYHAILRRPALAKFMALPHYVYLLLKMPANTGVLSLRGDLLKSFECDKVAIDHAATTRVPSSVSEILAAAKELSLKESMPSMKPSHSSVKPTGDVGTKIIQL; from the coding sequence ATGGGCCTCGACTACATGAGTCtacttactccaagcaaggctccgttcTACGGCATTGTTGCCGGAAATTCATCTACACCGATCGGCTCAGTCACCCTTCCAGTCACATTCGGTACAGAACAAAACTTTTGGACGGAgtacatcaagttcgaagtagccgacctcgaatcttcctaccatgctatCCTGAGAAGACCTGCGctggccaaattcatggcatTACCACACTATGTGTACTTGCTTCTCAAGATGCCGGCCAATACAGGAGTACTTTCCCTCCGTGGAGACCTTCTCAAGTCCTTTGAATGCGACAAGGTAGCAATAGACCACGCTGCCACAACTCGGGTTCCTAGTTCTGTTAgtgaaatacttgctgctgctaaggaactctcactcaaggagtcaaTGCCTTCCATGAAGCCAAGCCATTCATCGGTTAAGCCAACTGgtgatgtgggcaccaagaTTATCCAGCTATAA